A window of the Fusarium poae strain DAOMC 252244 chromosome 3, whole genome shotgun sequence genome harbors these coding sequences:
- a CDS encoding hypothetical protein (MEROPS:MER0000598), with translation MALSSLWARLRGNGQPSLARSTALRVFGFATWIPVIAMFNLHVAELTFVDGASMYPLINDDKDSTLRRDVILNWKWSPQENLERGMVVTLRSPLHPETIAVKRVVALENDVIKTKAPHPLPTVRVPQGHVWVEGDGPPGSSLDSNTYGPVSKQLVTGRVTHIVFPFRKFGALPWREHKRPLVE, from the exons ATGGCTCTGAGCTCACTTTGGGCGCGCCTTCGAGGTAATGGGCAGCCCAGCCTGGCCAGATCGACGGCTTTGAGAGTCTTTGGTTTCGCAACTTGGATCCCCGTCATCGCCATGTTCAACCTGCACGTTGCAGAGTTGACCTTTGTGGACGGCGCATCCATGTATCCTCTGATAAACGACGATAAAGACTCAACTCTGCGGCGGGATGTGATTCTCAACTGGAAGTGGTCGCCCCAAGAGAACCTGGAGAGGGGCATGGTGGTTACATTACG GAGTCCACTACATCCCGAGACAATCGCAGTTAAGCGCGTAGTGGCGCTGGAGAACGATGTGATCAAGACAAAGGCGCCTCATCCGCTGCCAACTGTGCGAGTACCGCAAGGCCATGTGTGGGTGGAAGGAGATGGGCCTCCAGGGTCGAGTCTTGATAGCAACACATACGGGCCAGTGTCTAAACAGCTAGTTACGGGTCGAGTCACGCATATTGTGTTTCCTTTTCGCAAGTTTGGAGCACTTCCATGGCGTGAGCATAAACGACCATTAGTAGAGTGA
- a CDS encoding hypothetical protein (BUSCO:32462at5125), producing the protein MPLGLQQQDPDITFAQSTTASGGSTTAASDFAPPPEHRHAAWTGHRSEHRSSASLAKEQNMTAQDVYVEAEGRPPYLHAMIAGGIGGSTGDLLMHSLDTVKTRQQGDPHVPSRYTSLGQSYYTIWRQEGIRRGLYGGWIPALGGSFPGTVMFFGTYEWSKRFLIDYGVQQHVSYLAAGFLGDLAASIVYVPSEVLKTRLQLQGRYNNPHFISGYNYRGTVDAARTIVRLEGASALFYGYKATLYRDLPFSALQFMFWEQFTTWARKYKQSRDIGVSLELLTGAAAGGLAGVITCPLDVVKTRLQTQISAPTEPRATKDHHATSQIRHISTSSPSTHRPRPGAVALDTSSVFTGLRMIYRTEGVAGWFRGVGPRGVWTFIQSGCMLFLYQRLLRQLEVFMPSELKEM; encoded by the exons ATGCCCCTGGGTCTTCAACAACAGGATCCTGATATTACATTCGCCCAATCGACAACAGCGAGCGGCGGATCGACAACGGCTGCTAGCGACTTTGCGCCACCCCCCGAGCATCGTCATGCTGCTTGGACGGGACATCGTTCGGAACATAGAAGCAGTGCCAGTCTCGCAAAGGAACAGAATATGACCGCACAAGATGTCTACGTCGAAGCCGAGGGGCGACCGCCGTATCTCCAT GCCATGATCGCAGGTGGAATTGGAGGATCTACCGGTGACCTGCTCATGCACTCACTTGACACGGTCAAGACGAGACAACAGGGTGATCCTCATGTTCCATCAAGATACACATCTTTGGGGCAGTCTTACTACACCATATGGAGACAAGAGGGTATAAGACGAGGCCTCTACGGCGGATGGATTCCCGCTCTTGGAGGTTCATTTCCCGGAACGGTCATGTTCTTCGGCACATATGAATGGAGCAAGCGATTCTTGATCGATTATGGTGTACAACAACATGTATCATACTTAGCAGCAG GTTTCCTTGGAGATCTTGCTGCGTCGATTGTCTACGTCCCTTCGGAAGTTCTCAAGACACGACTACAATTGCAAGGACGTTACAACAACCCCCATTTCATCTCAGGTTACAACTACCGCGGTACTGTCGATGCTGCCCGCACCATTGTGCGCTTAGAAGGAGCCTCTGCTCTGTTTTACGGCTACAAGGCCACTCTCTACCGTGATCTGCCTTTCTCTGCTCTGCAATTCATGTTCTGGGAGCAATTCACCACCTGGGCCCGCAAGTACAAGCAGAGCCGCGATATCGGCGTTTCCCTTGAGCTTCTTACGGGTGCCGCAGCTGGTGGCCTTGCTGGTGTTATCACCTGTCCTCTTGACGTCGTCAAGACACGGCTTCAGACACAGATCAGCGCACCCACAGAACCCCGGGCGACCAAGGATCATCATGCCACATCACAAATCCGGCATATATCGACCTCATCTCCCAGCACGCATCGGCCACGACCCGGCGCTGTTGCTCTCGATACTTCTTCCGTCTTTACCGGTTTACGCATGATTTACCGCACAGAAGGCGTTGCAGGATGGTTCCGCGGCGTTGGTCCTCGCGGTGTATGGACCTTTATCCAGAGCGGCTGCATGCTGTTCCTGTACCAACGACTTCTCCGGCAGCTCGAAGTTTTTATGCCCAGCGAGCTCAAGGAAATGTAG
- a CDS encoding hypothetical protein (BUSCO:35315at5125) — protein sequence MQEPANTKNPLTPKTRPSQCDETDNENDTHEMSTSNHCTQLSFLPTDPNDEESTRRDNMEEEMKLEKERYPGAKSWAPAEERLFEILFMRQDLPMLPTTWDIDLRGIPISDVVFQTSEDCPPIIYAHLKNFAATQALTRLVDLTSKTRTTCQSGHRNRAPQHIKREIDRYLNWAAQDGGYMHLRIVPNIITEVIDTKIPEDEITECISKRMRVLAKLQREFLREDRDSQFWDVVKPRIFKSLKRKTDPKIKIEIDDRSPSCTRWLTPAESPGGLRPHVEKVSVMAESHKVGIKVEPGLKSPNMFATARIFEAKSISKASSPPYSLSSPPAGRPQTPSECTYTRHPPVVYGLFILNTSVLVLTTDSSKGPDSYVSFHVQVDFSDEHQGIWNALTIALAICLARDELRTRTTDFEDLPVVEDSDPDA from the exons ATGCAAGAACCCGCCAACACAAAGAACCCTTTAACGCCAAAGACCAGGCCCTCACAATGTGACGAAACCGACAACGAAAATGACACTCACGAAATGTCGACCTCTAATCACTGTACTCAACTGAGTTTTCTACCCACCGATCCAAACGATGAAGAGAGCACTCGTCGCGATAATATGGAGGAGGAAATGAAACTCGAAAAGGAGCGATATCCCGGCGCAAAAAGCTGGGCTCCTGCCGAAGAGCGCCTTTTTGAGATATTATTTATGCGACAGGATTTACCAATGCTTCCTACGACATGGGATATAGATCTTCGCGGAATCCCTATATCAGACGTCGTTTTTCAGACTTCTGAGGATTGTCCTCCTATCATTTATGCTCATCTCAAGAACTTTGCGG CAACGCAAGCTCTAACTAGGCTCGTGGATCTCACTTCGAAAACCAGAACGACTTGTCAAAGCGGACATCGGAATAGAGCACCACAACATATCAAGCGAGAGATCGACAGATATTTGAACTGGGCAGCCCAAGACGGCGGGTACATGCATCTGCGCATCGTTCCAAACATCATAACTGAAGTCATCGACACTAAAATACCTGAAGATGAAATCACTGAGTGCATTTCGAAGCGCATGAGAGTACTCGCCAAGCTTCAGCGCGAGTTTCTTCGCGAGGACAGAGATTCTCAATTTTGGGATGTTGTCAAACCCCGTATCTTCAAATCACTCAAGAGAAAGACGGACCCAAAGATCAAGATCGAGATAGACGATAGATCACCGTCGTGCACCAGGTGGCTAACGCCTGCTGAAAGCCCAGGAGGCTTACGTCCCCATGTCGAAAAGGTTTCTGTGATGGCAGAAAGTCACAAGGTTGGCATCAAAGTAGAGCCTGGGCTTAAGAGCCCCAATATGTTCGCTACTGCACGAATCTTTGAGGCCAAAAGTATCTCAAAGGCCTCATCGCCTCCGTACTCCCTGTCATCACCTCCAGCTGGCCGCCCCCAAACACCCTCCGAATGCACCTACACCCGCCATCCTCCTGTTGTATACGGCCTGTTCATCCTCAACACTTCAGTGCTTGTCCTTACGACGGACTCATCCAAAGGACCCGACTCATATGTTAGCTTCCATGTGCAGGTCGACTTCTCCGACGAACATCAGGGTATTTGGAACGCTCTGACCATTGCTCTTGCAATATGCCTTGCTCGTGACGAACTACGGACTCGTACCACTGATTTTGAAGATCTGCCTGTCGTGGAGGACAGTGACCCAGATGCTTGA
- a CDS encoding hypothetical protein (BUSCO:50931at5125), which produces MAEVAKTVARQLPGFKLGQKQVFLPNHVITFLRKEHLPPNEATFQVPLRFTKFDLRDYLWNLYDVEVTKVRSYVKQQPLTQRNSHSRSWYRPKPLKVMTVELAKPFQWPELPEDLTPWSNQLWKMREDLMEKRNDEHLQQQRFKIPLKSKQPMSKERQELTDMAKKLMSGEEKWTNDVVLDPKWEKILNNEQKAVQPTKEA; this is translated from the exons ATGGCCGAGGTAGCAAAGACGGTGGCGCGCCAATTGCCTGGCTTCAAGCTGGGACAGAAACAGGTTTTCTT GCCCAACCATGTAATCACCTTTCTACGAAAAGAGCACCTCCCACCGAACGAAGCCACTTTCCAGGTCCCTCTACGATTCACAAAGTTCGATCTTCGGGATTACCTGTGGAATCTATACGATGTCGAGGTCACAAAGGTCCGGTCATACGTCAAGCAGCAGCCCTTAACTCAGCGCAACTCCCACTCGCGCTCGTGGTACCGCCCAAAGCCTCTCAAGGTCATGACTGTCGAATTGGCGAAGCCCTTCCAATGGCCGGAGCTTCCCGAAGACCTCACACCCTGGAGCAACCAGCTGTGGAAGATGCGTGAGGATTTGATGGAGAAGCGCAACGACGAACACCTTCAACAACAGCGATTCAAGATTCCTCTCAAGAGCAAGCAGCCCATGTCTAAGGAGAGACAGGAGCTGACCGACATGGCCAAGAAGTTGATGTCGGGAGAGGAGAAATGGACCAACGATGTCGTTTTGGATCCTAAATGGGAAAAGATCTTAAACAACGAGCAAAAGGCCGTGCAGCCCACGAAAGAGGCTTAA
- a CDS encoding hypothetical protein (BUSCO:42447at5125): protein MAKDSHRSSVLFESLDKSLIILDIPTTLEESQVLPSQIPRRRIVSAEPPATPYPTPEPRQHGRGDLSALAPPAAQLAELMTAATVSSALEDLSSSYSGPFHRDRLTQPQQSPAVSVLPPLLPDKAEPLYGSVEALCDSFHSSAPKFDLVVLDPPWPNRSVRRMKDQYATVSNLTEMSNLLSQIPLPAHLTPDGLVAVWITNKHSIHDFLTSPTGLFASWGLELVTEWTWLKVATSGEPLYDIESTWRKPWEKLIIAKRIGSKKPDALKPKVIVAVPDVHSRKPNLRDLFQDVLGKECLGLEIFARNLTAGWWSWGNETLRFQQPEHWNDI from the coding sequence ATGGCTAAAGACAGCCATCGGTCATCAGTCCTCTTTGAGAGTCTAGACAAGAGTCTTATCATTCTCGATATCCCCACGACCCTGGAAGAAAGCCAGGTTCTTCCATCTCAGATCCCCCGCCGCCGCATCGTCTCCGCAGAGCCCCCCGCAACTCCGTATCCAACCCCGGAGCCCCGGCAGCATGGAAGAGGCGATCTTTCGGCACTCGCGCCACCTGCTGCACAGTTGGCCGAGCTtatgacagcagcaacagtcAGTAGCGCATTAGAGGATCTAAGCAGTTCGTATTCCGGTCCCTTTCATCGGGATCGCCTCACTCAGCCGCAACAATCGCCGGCGGTATCCGTCCTGCCGCCTTTACTTCCAGACAAAGCCGAGCCTTTGTATGGCTCTGTTGAGGCCCTGTGTGATTCTTTTCACAGCTCAGCTCCCAAGTTTGACCTTGTCGTTTTAGATCCTCCATGGCCAAATCGGTCTGTAAGGAGAATGAAGGACCAATACGCTACCGTCTCCAATTTGACTGAGATGAGCAACCTCTTATCGCAGATCCCCTTGCCTGCTCATCTTACACCCGACGGACTCGTCGCCGTCTGGATCACTAACAAACATAGCATTCATGACTTTCTGACCTCTCCCACAGGTCTTTTTGCTTCCTGGGGTCTCGAGCTTGTGACCGAGTGGACATGGCTCAAAGTTGCTACATCAGGTGAACCACTCTATGACATCGAGTCGACATGGAGAAAGCCATGGGAGAAGCTCATTATAGCAAAACGCATCGGCAGCAAGAAGCCAGATGCCCTCAAGCCGAAGGTCATCGTGGCAGTTCCTGACGTGCATTCGCGAAAGCCAAATCTACGGGATCTATTTCAAGATGTTCTCGGAAAAGAATGTCTCGGACTTGAGATCTTTGCTCGAAACTTGACAGCCGGCTGGTGGAGCTGGGGAAATGAGACACTGCGCTTTCAGCAACCTGAACACTGGAATGacatataa
- a CDS encoding hypothetical protein (TransMembrane:1 (o366-388i)~BUSCO:30847at5125), with product MSSADAAHMEQASSMAEVARENNIHNQGSSHALTKSKREPSVRPTDQEAATTKPHMKSLEYIWKSGVAGGLAGCAGKTVVAPLDRVKILFQASNPRFAKYTGSWVGVASAMKDIHRYEGISGLYRGHSATLLRIFPYAGIKFLAYEQIRAIIIPDRSHETPMRRLLSGSLAGVTSVFFTYPLEVIRVRLAFETKRDGHSSLSSICRQIYNEQPVEKAAATRLPNAPAPVSAAAEATATTVEAIAPRTGLINFYRGFAPTVMGMLPYAGMSFLTHDTVGDILRLPRFAKHTTLPKKENHPEGKPAALRSWAELTAGGIAGLISQTASYPLEVIRRRMQVGGAVGDGRRLRIGETAGMILRERGLPGFFVGLTIGYVKVFPMAAVAFFTYERMKLVFGI from the exons ATGTCCTCCGCCGACGCTGCTCATATGGAGCAGGCCTCCTCCATGGCCGAGGTTGCGCGGGAAAACAACATACATAACCAGGGCTCTTCTCATGCCCTTACCAAGTCGAAAAGGGAGCCTTCTGTTCGTCCCACAGATCAGgaagcagcaacaacaaaaccgCACATGAAAAGTCTTGAATACATATGGAAGTCTGGCGTCGCGGGTGGTTTAGCCGGTTGCGCT GGCAAAACCGTCGTCGCGCCGTTAGATCGAGTCAAGATTCTCTTTCAAGCCAGCAATCCTCGATTCGCAAAATATACAGGATCATGGGTTGGTGTCGCCAGCGCCATGAAGGATATACATCGCTACGAAGGCATCAGCGGACTCTACCGTGGTCACTCTGCGACATTATTACGAATCTTTCCTTACGCCGGTATTAAGTTTCTTGCATACGAACAAATCCGAGCCATCATTATCCCCGATAGATCACACGAGACACCGATGAGGAGACTGCTCAGTGGAAGTTTAGCAGGTGTCACATCCGTCTTCTTTACGTACCCTCTGGAGGTCATCCGAGTGCGACTGGCTTTCGAGACTAAGCGCGATGGTCATTCCTCTCTGTCATCAATATGCCGCCAGATATATAACGAGCAGCCCGTAGAGAAAGCAGCGGCAACCCGGTTACCGAATGCCCCTGCGCCTGTATCTGCTGCTGCAGAGGCAACCGCAACGACAGTCGAAGCTATCGCTCCCCGGACAGGTCTGATCAACTTCTATCGAGGCTTTGCTCCAACAGTCATGGGAATGCTCCCGTACGCGGGTATGTCATTCTTGACTCACGATACTGTTGGCGATATTCTGCGGTTACCACGCTTCGCGAAGCATACGACACTGCCGAAGAAGGAGAACCATCCTGAGGGAAAGCCAGCAGCTTTGCGGTCATGGGCAGAGCTTACTGCTGGCGGGATCGCAGGTTTGATATCTCAAACCGCATCATATCCTCTTGAGGTGATCCGCCGACGAATGCAAGTTGGTGGAGCCGTGGGTGACGGCCGTCGACTACGAATAGGCGAGACTGCTGGTATGATCTTACGAGAGAGGGGTCTGCCTGGTTTCTTTGTTGGCCTTACTATTGGATATGTCAAGGTGTTTCCCATGGCTGCGGTCGCTTTTTTCACATATGAGCGCATGAAGCTCGTCTTTGGTATATAG